The DNA sequence TTCAGCCACTCCAGCCCGGCCATGCGCAGGCGCGACGAAGCATCGCCCTCCAGCGTGTGCTTGCCGCTGAGGATGCCGCTGGCCAGCGGGCTCCAGATGGTGGTGCCCAGGCCCACGGTGTCGTAGAGCGCCGCGAACTCCTCCTCCACCTTGGCGCGGTGGAACAGGTTGTACTGCGGCTGCTCCATCACGGGGCCGATCAGGTGGTGCGCCTGCGCGAAGGCGTGGGCCTCCTTGATCTCCTCCGCGCTCCACTCGCTGGTGCCCCAGTACATCACCTTGCCCTGCATGATCAGCTGGTGCATGGTCCACACCGTTTCGCCGATGGGCGTGGCGGGGTCGGGGCGGTGGCAGAAGTAGAGGTCCAGGTGGTCCACCTGCAGCCGCTTCAGCGCCGCATGGCAGGCCTCCACCACATGCTTGCGATGCAGGCCCACCTGCGTGGGCAGCTTGCCACCGGTCCCGAAGAACACCTTGCTGCTCACCGTCCACGTGTCGCGCGGCCATTCCATCTTCCGCAGGATGCGGCCCATCACGCGCTCGCTCTCGCCGCGCGCATAGATCTCGGCGTTATCGAAGAAGTTGACGCCGTTGTCGTAGGCGAGCTTCATCAGCGCCTCGGCGGTGTCGTCGGTGATCTGCTTGCCGAAGGTGAGCCAGGAGCCCAGGGACAGTTCGGAGACTTGGAGGCCGGCGTGGCCGAGGCGGCGGTAGCGCATGGGGTCGGTGCTTGGTCGGGGATGCAAAGATCGTCCGCCGAACGGTGGACACGCGGTGGATAACTCATGCGGTCTACGAGGAACCCTAAGGCTGGCCGAACATGCTGTTCACATGGGCGCCCGACCTTGGTCGCTGAACCGATGCGCGCTCCAGGTTGTTGCTTGGTCAAACCGTTCGAGCAGAACGGTCGGTGTGCGCCGGGCCCGGGAGGGCGGAAGCGGTGACGGCACCGCAGGCGCATGCGGCGGATGTGAACGACGAGGCCCCGGGGACGGGGCTTCGCCGCTTTGCTGCCTGCGTGGCGGCGTCCCATCTTCGCACCATGTCCAGCATCTCCTCCAACAAAGCCCCCGAACCCGTCGGCCACTACCCGCATGCCCGCCGCGTGGGCGATCTGCTCTTCCTCAGCGGCGTGGGCCCGCGCGAGCGCGGCACGAAGAAGATCCCCGGCGTGGAGCTGAACGCGGATGGCAGCATCGCCACCTACGACATCGAGACGCAGGTGCGCAGCGTGTTCCAGAACGTGCGCTGGATCCTGGAGGACAGCGGCAGCAGCTGGGAGAAGATCGTGGACGTGACGGTGTACCTCACCAACATGAAGGACGACTTCCCGACCTACAACCGGTTGTGGAAGGAGTACTTCGAGAACGACCCGCCGTGCAGGACGACGCTCGAGATCAATTGCCTGCCCACGCCGATCGCCATCGAGCTGAAGGTGATCGCCACGGTGTGAGGGAGGACAACAGATGGACACGGATGAACACGGATAAGTTCCTCTGCGTCCTTCTTGGCCCGGTGCTCGTGCTTGTAGCCTGCTCCACAACCCGCACGATCGACCGCGGCGAGATGGATCCACGGCAGGACGCGGGTGGGACCGGCACCCTGCACCTGCACGCCACCTACACCGCACCCTATTGCGGCGGCGCCGACCCGGGTCCCGAAGGCATGCCGCGCCCCGTGCCATGGAGGGGGGCGATGTTCCTGCGGGCGGCCACGCCGGACAGCACCGGCATCATGGCACAGAACGAGTTGGGACGACCGATCATCGACACGATCCGCACCGATGGCACCGGCAACGGATTCCGGGTGCTTCCTGCCGGGCACTACCTGCTGCTCGACCAGGACCGCGTGGACGACCGACGCTACCGTCAGCTGCTCATGGACCATGCACGTCCGGCCCTGTACACCGAGCCCGTTGACAAGACCTGCCTGGATCGCTGGTTGCGCGGGCCTTTCGGCGTGGTCACCATCCGTGGCGGCGACACGACGCATGTGGAGCTGCCGCTCTTCGACCAATGCCCGTGGTACAACACACCGTGCGTGAACTATCACGGGCCATTGCCGCCCTAGCCCTTCCGCATCGGCATCATCCTGCCGTAGGTGAGCGAGCGCCAGGCCCACTCGAAGGGGCCGAACTGGAACCGCGCCAGCCACCAGCGGCTCCAGATCACCTGCACGATGAAGACGGCCAGGGCCATCGCCTCGAACGCCACCGCGCTCACGCGCGTACCCCATCCCATTCCCACGCCTGTGAAGAGCGCCAGTGCGAAGATCGTCTGCATGAGGTAGTTCGTCAGCGCCATGCGGCCCATCGGGGCCAGCACCTGCAACCGCGGCCTCCACGCATCACCTCGCCAGAGCAGGGCGAACCCGCTCGCGAACGCGATGGCCAGGGGCACCACGCTCAGTGCGTAGCTGGTGGTCCGCAGCAAGGATGAGGGCTCTGGCGGATATCCGGCGTGCTCCTCGGCCCACCACATGAGCACGGAGGAAGGCAGCCCGACCGTGAAGCCGAGGATGCACAACCGCTTCAGCAGGGCGGAGTTCGCGCTCACATCCGCGAAGAGCCTGCGGCGCGCGATCCAGAGTCCGAGGAGGAAGAGTCCGAGCACCTTGGGCGGACGGTTGCTCTCGATCAAGTGGACGAAGCGGAACGACCAGGTATGCGTATTGGCGTCCATGAATTCCTTCCAGCCCCCGTTCGGCACGGCGAGCATGGAAGGAATGGTGCCGCTTCCCAGCTCCGCCTCGCGCGCCTCGTGGAAACGGAGCACGGGCGCCAGCGGATCGAACCTCGCGCTCGTGAGGATGATGGTGGCATCGATGAGGATCGGGGACAGGATCAACACCGCAGCCGTGAGCACCAAGGCGCGATCACCGAGCTTGCGGAACAGCGGCAGCAGCAGGCCGAGCACCGCATAGAGGAAGAGGATATCGCCGGCCCAGAGGTAGCGCAGGTGCAGCCATCCGATCACCAGCAGGATGAGCATGCGCCGGTAGAAGCGCCACAAGCCGTCCTTTCCCTTGGCGAGGAAGAAGCCGAACCCGATGCCGAAGAGCAGGGAGAAGATCGAGTAGAACTTGCCGTCGATGAGGATGGTGTGGAAGGCCTCGAGCGGTGCATCCAGGAAGGAGCCGGGTAACGCGGACCGCGCCTCCGGATCCATGAACATCCAGTATGCGAGCACCGCGTAGTTGCTCCACACGACACCGAAGAGGGCGAGGCCGCGCAGGGCATCCAACAGTTCGGTGCGTTGGGTGGCGGGGGCGCTCATGGCACCGAAGGTCGGTCTATTCCTTCACCAGTGGCTGCTGTTGCGTCCAGCAATGCACCCCGCCGCCCCGCCAATTGATCGCGCGCGGATCCACCTGCACCACCGACCGTTCGGGGAACAGCTTGTTCAGCACCTGGAGCACCCGCGCATCCTTCTCCTTCATGGATGCTGGCTTGCCTTCGTGCCAATACGCGGGTGCGAAGACGCGCCCGTTCGTGATCAGGAAGTTGACGTAGCTCGCGGCCGGGATGTAGCGGATGCTGTCGCCCTCGTGCAGGTCCTCATAGCGCATCATCAGCATTTGGTCATAGCTGCGTTTCGAGGTCAACACGTGGTCGTGGAACTCGGTATCCGGCGTGGGCACCTTGATGACGTTCAGCGCACGTCCTTCGCGATCGCGGAACTGCTCGAGGATGCGCAGGTTCACTTCCATCCGCTGACGCGTGATGAGCTGTACACTGTCCGTGAGGTCCGCATCATCGGGCCAGGCCAGCAGCACGGTGCTGTCGTTCACGAAACGGCAGAACTCGTCCACATGCCCGCCGGTGCCTTGGTTGAAGACGTTGCCATGGATGCGCGGCTCCAAGTACCATTGATCATCGGCCGGCCC is a window from the Flavobacteriales bacterium genome containing:
- a CDS encoding aldo/keto reductase gives rise to the protein MRYRRLGHAGLQVSELSLGSWLTFGKQITDDTAEALMKLAYDNGVNFFDNAEIYARGESERVMGRILRKMEWPRDTWTVSSKVFFGTGGKLPTQVGLHRKHVVEACHAALKRLQVDHLDLYFCHRPDPATPIGETVWTMHQLIMQGKVMYWGTSEWSAEEIKEAHAFAQAHHLIGPVMEQPQYNLFHRAKVEEEFAALYDTVGLGTTIWSPLASGILSGKHTLEGDASSRLRMAGLEWLKERELNEARLKKVNELKAIAQELGLSLPVFAIAWCLKNPRVSTVMLGASKVAQLEENLKAVDAQDLLTPEVMARVEQVLAGQKLSTW
- a CDS encoding RidA family protein; the encoded protein is MSSISSNKAPEPVGHYPHARRVGDLLFLSGVGPRERGTKKIPGVELNADGSIATYDIETQVRSVFQNVRWILEDSGSSWEKIVDVTVYLTNMKDDFPTYNRLWKEYFENDPPCRTTLEINCLPTPIAIELKVIATV
- a CDS encoding DUF418 domain-containing protein; amino-acid sequence: MSAPATQRTELLDALRGLALFGVVWSNYAVLAYWMFMDPEARSALPGSFLDAPLEAFHTILIDGKFYSIFSLLFGIGFGFFLAKGKDGLWRFYRRMLILLVIGWLHLRYLWAGDILFLYAVLGLLLPLFRKLGDRALVLTAAVLILSPILIDATIILTSARFDPLAPVLRFHEAREAELGSGTIPSMLAVPNGGWKEFMDANTHTWSFRFVHLIESNRPPKVLGLFLLGLWIARRRLFADVSANSALLKRLCILGFTVGLPSSVLMWWAEEHAGYPPEPSSLLRTTSYALSVVPLAIAFASGFALLWRGDAWRPRLQVLAPMGRMALTNYLMQTIFALALFTGVGMGWGTRVSAVAFEAMALAVFIVQVIWSRWWLARFQFGPFEWAWRSLTYGRMMPMRKG